From the Tachyglossus aculeatus isolate mTacAcu1 chromosome 21, mTacAcu1.pri, whole genome shotgun sequence genome, one window contains:
- the LOC119942914 gene encoding alpha-hemoglobin-stabilizing protein, producing the protein MAHLPLNRDLINSAMQEFQGLLKQQEFSSHAAIPLEAMESIVDDWVAYYISFYSPRLSGDELEHSQAQEELQGELRASAEPFLAKYRAFLNSLSASAP; encoded by the exons ATGGCTCATCTCCCGCTTAACCGGGACCTCATTAACTCTGCAATGCAGGAGTTCCAGGGTCTGCTGAAGCAGCAG gaaTTTTCCTCCCACGCCGCGATCCCCTTGGAAGCCATGGAGAGCATTGTGGATGACTGGGTGGCCTACTACATTTCCTTCTACTCGCCAAGGTTGTCGGGCGATGAGCTGGAGCATAGCCAGGCTCAGGAGGAGCTGCAGGGGGAGCTGAGGGCCTCGGCCGAGCCCTTCCTCGCCAAGTACAGAGCCTTCCTGAACTCCCTTTCAGCCTCAGCCCCTTGA